In Streptomyces sclerotialus, one genomic interval encodes:
- a CDS encoding GNAT family N-acetyltransferase: MRVDSDAVALDDPVGTSLRGHHARLARRLGRAATYLPGVATFAAVPADADAADWTDLARLLGRGQLADMFSCPAAPPPDWEPVFALEGRQMTWSGTGCSDSADAVPGSTGVVEGAVDGVAEDVVALGADAVPEMADLVARTQPGPFWPRTHELGTYLGIRDNGTLVAMAGERLRPPGCTEISAVCTAPEARGRGHAARLISALVTRITARNERPFLHVAEANTGAIALYERLGFRTRTQVTFRGYRTP, encoded by the coding sequence ATGAGGGTGGACAGCGACGCCGTCGCGCTCGATGACCCGGTGGGGACGTCGCTCCGCGGTCACCACGCCCGCCTGGCCCGCCGGCTCGGCCGGGCTGCCACCTACCTGCCGGGTGTCGCGACCTTCGCCGCCGTTCCCGCCGACGCGGACGCGGCGGACTGGACCGATCTCGCCCGGCTGCTCGGCCGGGGGCAGCTGGCCGACATGTTCAGCTGTCCGGCCGCCCCGCCACCGGACTGGGAGCCGGTCTTCGCGCTCGAAGGGCGGCAGATGACCTGGTCCGGCACCGGCTGTTCCGACAGCGCTGATGCCGTGCCCGGCAGCACCGGTGTGGTGGAAGGCGCGGTGGATGGTGTGGCGGAAGATGTGGTGGCACTGGGCGCGGACGCCGTGCCGGAAATGGCGGACCTCGTCGCGCGGACCCAACCGGGGCCCTTCTGGCCGCGCACCCACGAGCTCGGCACCTACCTCGGTATCCGCGACAACGGCACGCTGGTGGCGATGGCGGGTGAACGACTGCGCCCTCCGGGATGCACCGAGATCAGCGCCGTGTGCACCGCTCCGGAGGCACGGGGCCGCGGCCACGCAGCGCGCCTGATCAGCGCGCTGGTCACACGCATCACGGCGCGCAACGAACGTCCCTTCCTGCATGTGGCCGAGGCGAACACGGGCGCGATCGCCCTGTATGAGCGGCTCGGCTTCCGGACGCGTACGCAGGTGACCTTCCGCGGCTACCGCACACCGTGA
- a CDS encoding styrene monooxygenase/indole monooxygenase family protein has translation MRRIAVIGAGQAGAQLALGLQKHGYDVTLVTDRGPDEIRHGPVMSSQCMFDTALQSERELGLHHWEDQAPDITGIAFSLIGPHGTPEVSWRAPLEGPAHSVDQRVKCAAWTEQFAEGSRGEIVLHDVGVNDLEWYARTHDLVVVSTGKGELSRLFPRNAELSPYDRPRRVLALTYVTGAAPREGAAAAREAAPREAAAREAAAREAAVHYRMVPGVGEYISFPALTTTGPCDIMVFAGVPGGPMDCWDDIHTPEGHLTRSLEVLHRFFPDEHERYRNARLTDAGGVLRGRITPTVRHPVARLASGRHVLGMADAVVLNDPITGQGSNNAAQAATHYLHSILRHGTAEFTPQWMQRTFDNFWRGWAQWAVGWTNSLLTDLRPHHRQLLTAAADVPSVAGALATGFDDPRTLYRWWFEEAEAHRFLAEKRARHAARFDSRELRRALGQYATGVTVVTARSPDGRNVGMTANSFTSVSLDPPLVLWCPGKNAPSLPDFTDASHFAVHVLAADQHHLSRQFATPADDKFRGVPTTPGIAGTPSWTARSPASNAAPSNAWTPATTSSSSARSSSTSPTAALLWCSTRGTTTWRRSTRTCERVGGTALVHGTPPHHPGSVPGTAAESPSFAVRVRRARGRHGVR, from the coding sequence ATGAGAAGGATCGCGGTGATCGGCGCCGGGCAGGCGGGTGCCCAGCTCGCCCTGGGACTCCAGAAGCACGGCTACGACGTCACCCTGGTCACCGACCGCGGCCCCGACGAGATACGTCACGGCCCGGTGATGTCCAGCCAGTGCATGTTCGACACCGCGCTGCAGAGCGAGCGCGAACTCGGCCTGCACCACTGGGAGGACCAGGCCCCGGACATCACCGGCATCGCGTTCTCGCTCATCGGCCCGCACGGCACACCGGAAGTCTCCTGGCGCGCGCCGCTGGAGGGTCCCGCGCACTCCGTCGACCAGCGGGTCAAGTGCGCTGCCTGGACAGAGCAGTTCGCGGAGGGCAGCCGCGGCGAGATAGTGCTGCACGACGTGGGCGTCAACGACCTCGAGTGGTACGCCCGTACGCACGATCTCGTCGTGGTCTCCACCGGCAAGGGCGAGCTGAGCCGGCTCTTCCCGCGCAACGCCGAACTGTCCCCGTACGACCGGCCGCGCCGTGTGCTGGCTCTGACGTACGTCACGGGAGCGGCACCGCGGGAGGGGGCGGCCGCTGCCCGTGAGGCCGCTCCCCGTGAGGCCGCTGCCCGTGAAGCCGCTGCCCGTGAAGCCGCCGTCCACTACCGCATGGTCCCCGGCGTCGGCGAATACATCTCCTTCCCCGCCCTCACCACCACCGGACCCTGCGACATCATGGTCTTCGCAGGCGTCCCCGGCGGCCCGATGGACTGCTGGGACGACATCCACACGCCCGAAGGCCACCTCACCCGCTCGCTGGAAGTCCTCCACCGGTTCTTCCCCGACGAGCACGAGCGCTACCGGAACGCCCGACTCACCGACGCCGGCGGTGTGCTGCGCGGACGGATCACTCCGACCGTCCGGCACCCCGTCGCCCGCCTCGCCTCCGGTCGGCACGTCCTCGGCATGGCCGACGCCGTCGTGCTCAACGACCCGATCACCGGCCAGGGTTCGAACAACGCGGCCCAGGCCGCGACCCACTACCTCCACAGCATCCTCCGCCATGGCACCGCCGAATTCACCCCGCAATGGATGCAGCGCACCTTCGACAACTTCTGGCGCGGCTGGGCGCAGTGGGCCGTCGGCTGGACCAACTCACTCCTGACCGACCTGAGGCCCCACCACCGTCAACTCCTCACCGCGGCGGCCGACGTCCCCTCGGTCGCCGGCGCACTCGCCACCGGATTCGACGACCCGCGCACGCTGTACCGCTGGTGGTTCGAGGAGGCCGAGGCACACCGCTTCCTCGCCGAGAAGCGCGCCCGGCACGCCGCCCGCTTCGACAGCCGCGAACTGCGCCGCGCGCTGGGGCAGTACGCCACCGGTGTCACCGTGGTGACGGCCCGCTCCCCTGACGGCCGTAACGTCGGCATGACCGCGAACTCCTTCACCTCCGTCTCCCTGGACCCGCCCCTCGTCCTGTGGTGCCCCGGCAAGAACGCCCCGAGCCTGCCGGACTTCACCGACGCCTCGCACTTCGCCGTCCACGTACTGGCCGCCGACCAGCACCACCTCTCCCGCCAGTTCGCCACCCCGGCCGACGACAAGTTCCGCGGTGTCCCCACCACCCCCGGCATCGCCGGCACCCCCTCCTGGACGGCGCGGTCGCCCGCTTCCAATGCCGCACCGTCCAACGCATGGACGCCGGCGACCACGTCATCTTCCTCGGCGAGGTCGAGCAGTACGAGTCCGACGGCGGCGCTCCTCTGGTGTTCCACTCGGGGTACTACCACGTGGCGACGGAGCACCCGGACCTGTGAACGTGTGGGCGGCACCGCGCTGGTGCACGGGACGCCACCACATCACCCGGGCTCAGTTCCCGGCACCGCGGCGGAGTCACCGTCGTTCGCGGTCCGGGTCCGTCGGGCCCGAGGCCGTCACGGTGTGCGGTAG
- a CDS encoding styrene monooxygenase/indole monooxygenase family protein: MRKITIVGAGQAGLQLGIGLLDHGYDVTIVSNRTGDQIRAGRVMSSQAMFGTALAHERNLGLDFWGGACPPIAGLGVNVADGQGGRALSFGARLEATARSVDQRVKMPLWMGEFSRRGGRLDIREAGIEDLEHFAAESDLVIVAAGKGEIAGLFERDAERSPYGAPQRALALAYVTGMAPLPDRPGVSFNVIPGVGEYFTMPSLTTSGPCDIMFFEGIPGGPLDCFDGLTPDQQLATFQELLRTYVPWEAERCTDVALTDQNGTLAGRFAPTVRKPVATLPSGRQVLGLADVVVLNDPVTGQGSNNASKCAASYLATILDHGERPYDAAFMELAFGRFWDNARSATAWTNAMLGAPPQHVLELFGAASTNSRVAARFVNGFDDPRDFFHWFMDPAAAKNYLAEVSV; the protein is encoded by the coding sequence ATGCGCAAGATCACCATTGTCGGAGCAGGCCAGGCAGGCCTCCAGCTCGGTATCGGCCTGCTCGACCACGGTTACGACGTCACCATCGTGTCCAACCGCACCGGGGATCAGATCCGCGCGGGCCGGGTCATGTCCAGCCAGGCCATGTTCGGCACCGCGCTGGCCCACGAGCGCAACCTCGGCCTCGACTTCTGGGGCGGCGCCTGCCCGCCGATCGCCGGGCTCGGCGTGAACGTCGCCGACGGCCAGGGCGGCCGGGCGCTCTCCTTCGGCGCCCGCCTGGAGGCCACAGCGCGCTCGGTCGACCAGCGCGTCAAAATGCCGCTCTGGATGGGCGAGTTCTCGCGCCGCGGCGGCCGTCTGGACATCCGCGAGGCCGGCATCGAGGACCTGGAGCACTTCGCCGCCGAGTCCGACCTGGTGATCGTCGCGGCCGGCAAGGGCGAGATCGCCGGGCTGTTCGAGCGGGACGCCGAGCGTTCCCCGTACGGCGCTCCGCAGCGCGCGCTGGCCCTGGCGTACGTCACCGGCATGGCGCCGCTGCCCGACCGCCCCGGCGTCAGCTTCAACGTCATCCCCGGTGTGGGCGAGTACTTCACCATGCCCAGCCTCACCACCAGCGGCCCCTGCGACATCATGTTCTTCGAGGGCATCCCGGGCGGCCCGCTCGACTGCTTCGACGGGCTCACCCCCGACCAGCAGCTGGCAACGTTCCAGGAGCTGCTGCGGACGTACGTCCCGTGGGAGGCCGAGCGCTGCACCGATGTCGCGCTCACCGACCAGAACGGCACCCTCGCGGGCCGCTTCGCGCCGACCGTCCGCAAGCCCGTCGCCACACTGCCCTCGGGCAGGCAGGTGCTCGGTCTCGCCGACGTCGTCGTCCTCAACGACCCGGTCACCGGGCAGGGGTCCAACAACGCCTCGAAGTGCGCGGCCTCCTACCTCGCCACCATCCTGGACCACGGCGAGCGCCCGTACGACGCCGCCTTCATGGAGCTGGCCTTCGGCCGCTTCTGGGACAACGCGCGGTCCGCCACGGCCTGGACCAACGCCATGCTCGGCGCCCCGCCGCAGCACGTACTGGAGCTCTTCGGCGCGGCGAGCACCAACTCCCGTGTCGCCGCGCGCTTCGTCAACGGCTTCGACGACCCGCGCGACTTCTTCCACTGGTTCATGGACCCGGCCGCCGCGAAGAACTACCTGGCGGAGGTCAGCGTATGA
- a CDS encoding AraC family transcriptional regulator, with amino-acid sequence MPAEELPLLPLANHQQFHTADIWEARAEVGRAFCPHELRITQRSATLDARLHGASFDRTGLYYLDYGTEVRITPGDLESFFLVQIPLAGHAEITCGREEIISTPELASVPSPTGKLDMRWGGGNPQLIVWFDRTSLEAHLGSLLGRTVRRPILFSLGMNLTTPGSRSWLNVVDLMRREAEGPAGMTSQPIVMKQLESLLMTQLLMTQPHNYTPALLGEQPRVAPPAVRRAMEVIEGHAAEPLTVAEIAECVGVGVRALQEGFRRHLDTTPIAYLREVRLDRVRKELLASHPGATTVTAVASRWGFFHPGRFSLAYRQRFGESPSETLRS; translated from the coding sequence ATGCCCGCTGAAGAGCTCCCCCTTCTCCCCCTGGCGAATCACCAGCAGTTCCACACGGCGGACATTTGGGAGGCGCGAGCCGAGGTCGGCCGCGCCTTCTGCCCGCACGAGCTGCGCATCACGCAGCGCTCGGCGACGCTCGACGCCCGGCTGCACGGTGCGTCCTTCGACCGGACGGGCCTGTATTACCTCGATTACGGAACGGAAGTCCGGATCACACCGGGCGACCTGGAGAGCTTCTTCCTCGTCCAGATCCCGCTCGCGGGTCACGCCGAGATCACCTGTGGCCGCGAGGAGATCATTTCCACCCCCGAACTCGCTTCCGTCCCCTCTCCGACCGGAAAGCTGGACATGCGCTGGGGCGGCGGCAACCCGCAGCTGATCGTGTGGTTCGACCGAACGTCCCTGGAAGCGCACCTGGGCAGTCTGCTCGGCCGCACCGTACGCCGCCCGATCCTCTTCTCACTCGGCATGAACCTCACGACACCGGGCTCCCGCTCCTGGCTCAACGTCGTCGACCTCATGCGCCGGGAGGCGGAGGGGCCTGCCGGCATGACGAGCCAGCCCATCGTGATGAAGCAGCTCGAATCGCTCCTCATGACCCAGCTGCTGATGACCCAGCCCCACAACTACACGCCGGCGCTGCTCGGCGAACAGCCGCGCGTCGCACCGCCCGCGGTCCGCCGCGCCATGGAGGTCATCGAGGGGCACGCCGCCGAGCCGCTCACGGTCGCGGAGATCGCGGAATGCGTCGGCGTCGGCGTACGGGCCCTCCAGGAAGGCTTCCGCCGGCACCTCGACACGACACCGATCGCGTACCTGCGCGAGGTCCGCCTGGACCGCGTACGCAAGGAACTCCTGGCCTCCCACCCGGGCGCCACGACCGTCACCGCCGTCGCGTCCCGCTGGGGCTTCTTCCACCCGGGCCGCTTCTCACTCGCGTACCGCCAACGGTTCGGGGAGTCGCCTTCGGAGACGTTGCGGTCGTGA